One window of the Chitinophaga niabensis genome contains the following:
- a CDS encoding sugar kinase, producing the protein MQPVSVITFGEILLRLSPEWAQQRAAIFVGGAEANVAAALATWGNTVAYISKTPENGLSRQILEQLQTIGIQTDRMLWGGDRIGAYYLAQGSDLKHAEVVYDRKYSSFSEIKPGTVNWDDLLGDAKWFHWSAISPALNPDAVIICKEVLEAATRKGMTISTDLNYRSKLWQYGQQPINVMPELTKYCHVIMGNIWAANMMLGTPLNQEAIAADTKEQYLQAAKDAAAAIIAQFPVCNRVAFTFRFSSAPSHNLYYAVYWKDGELFVSRQYETNEVVDRVGSGDSFMAGLIHANLNGYSNQETISYAAAAAYTKLFRTGDFNLTAKESITQLM; encoded by the coding sequence ATGCAGCCGGTATCAGTTATAACATTTGGAGAAATATTACTGCGCCTTTCCCCGGAATGGGCGCAGCAGCGTGCAGCCATCTTTGTAGGTGGAGCAGAAGCTAATGTGGCCGCAGCTTTAGCTACCTGGGGAAATACCGTGGCATATATCAGTAAAACACCTGAAAATGGCCTGAGCCGCCAGATCCTGGAACAGTTACAAACGATCGGTATTCAAACAGACAGGATGTTATGGGGAGGAGACCGCATTGGTGCTTATTACCTGGCGCAGGGATCTGACCTGAAACATGCAGAAGTGGTGTACGACCGCAAATATTCCAGCTTCAGTGAGATCAAACCCGGAACAGTGAACTGGGATGATCTGCTGGGCGATGCAAAATGGTTCCACTGGAGTGCTATTTCACCAGCCCTCAATCCGGATGCCGTGATCATTTGCAAGGAAGTGCTGGAAGCGGCTACCCGTAAGGGAATGACCATTTCCACAGATCTGAACTATCGCAGCAAACTCTGGCAATATGGTCAGCAGCCCATCAATGTGATGCCGGAACTAACCAAGTATTGCCATGTGATCATGGGCAATATATGGGCCGCCAATATGATGCTGGGCACACCGCTTAACCAGGAAGCCATTGCAGCAGATACAAAAGAACAATACCTGCAGGCCGCGAAAGATGCAGCTGCAGCTATTATAGCGCAATTCCCTGTATGTAACAGGGTAGCATTCACTTTCCGTTTTTCCAGTGCACCCTCGCATAATTTATATTATGCCGTATATTGGAAGGACGGGGAATTGTTTGTTTCCAGGCAATACGAAACAAATGAAGTGGTAGACAGGGTAGGAAGCGGAGACAGTTTTATGGCCGGCCTGATCCATGCCAACCTGAATGGATACTCGAACCAGGAAACTATTTCCTACGCCGCCGCAGCAGCATACACCAAGCTGTTCCGTACCGGTGATTTTAATTTGACAGCAAAGGAATCTATCACACAATTGATGTAA
- a CDS encoding RNA polymerase sigma factor: MHALATFEDDALLDLIKADNRIAFNEIYSRYWDRLYATAFHHLKDSTAAEEIVQDAFITIWQKRHDLHIESLSKYLAAMIRYAVYRRMAREQQRQQHQLSAGGLNPAVTDAKDVDHKLLLEIVDKLSCELPEKCRLVFRANKLYDQPLEDVARELNISRKTAEAHLTKALKVIRLNLGKAFHFFSWFL; encoded by the coding sequence ATGCATGCACTGGCCACTTTTGAGGATGACGCATTACTGGATTTAATCAAAGCAGACAACCGGATAGCGTTCAATGAGATCTACAGCCGATACTGGGACCGGTTGTATGCCACTGCTTTTCATCATCTCAAAGATTCCACCGCCGCAGAAGAAATAGTACAGGATGCATTTATCACTATCTGGCAAAAACGCCATGACCTCCATATAGAAAGTCTTTCCAAATACCTGGCTGCCATGATCCGTTATGCCGTCTATCGCAGGATGGCCCGGGAACAGCAACGCCAGCAGCATCAGCTTTCCGCCGGTGGTCTCAACCCTGCCGTTACGGATGCAAAAGATGTAGATCACAAACTCCTGCTGGAGATCGTGGATAAATTAAGTTGTGAACTCCCTGAAAAGTGCCGCCTGGTATTCCGCGCCAATAAACTCTATGACCAGCCCCTTGAAGATGTGGCCCGTGAACTGAATATATCCCGCAAAACCGCAGAAGCCCACCTCACCAAAGCTTTAAAAGTTATTCGCCTCAACCTGGGAAAAGCATTTCACTTCTTTTCCTGGTTCCTGTAA
- a CDS encoding tagaturonate reductase → MLSRLNRKHVMNNPAWGITPEYFHYPEKVLQFGTGVLLRGLVDYLIDKANKKGLFQGRVVVVKSTDGPAGAFAAQDGLFTTHIKGISQGEPVDQYLVNASISRTLQSNAEWEAILEAATQPGLEIIVSNTTEVGIQYVEENVAAGVPVSFPGKLLAILYKRYKKHPAQGFIIIPTELVVDNGKLLKEIVLQLAAFNKMPEAFVEWISSANKFCSSLVDRIVPGKPKNLKECWEKAGYEDELWIESEPFLLWAIEGDASVAQKLSFHQADARMLIAPSITPYREQKLRILNGSHTAAVALGYLSGLNTVYECMQDAYMRRFFETAVLEEILPTLSALGPQTAVFAQDVLDRFANPSIEHKLISITFQQSSKMNARNVQTLLRYREAKGVLPEMLILGFAAALLFLKPVRVTDGKYQGQRKDAFYDITDDNAPIFAAYWQSVETPGYTEVSGMVRSICGDSRLWETDLNNIPGFADTVTDHLVGMMQNGVKAYVTNHSKVL, encoded by the coding sequence ATGCTTTCGAGATTGAATAGAAAACACGTTATGAACAATCCCGCCTGGGGCATTACACCTGAATACTTCCATTATCCTGAAAAAGTGCTGCAGTTTGGTACAGGCGTACTTTTAAGAGGACTGGTAGATTACCTGATAGACAAGGCTAACAAAAAAGGTCTCTTCCAGGGAAGGGTGGTAGTGGTAAAATCCACAGATGGGCCGGCAGGCGCTTTTGCTGCACAGGATGGCCTCTTTACTACACATATTAAAGGAATTTCTCAAGGGGAGCCGGTTGATCAATACTTAGTGAACGCTTCTATTAGCCGTACTTTGCAATCGAATGCAGAGTGGGAGGCAATATTGGAAGCTGCCACACAGCCTGGCCTGGAGATTATCGTATCCAACACTACCGAAGTGGGGATCCAGTATGTGGAAGAGAATGTAGCCGCCGGGGTGCCCGTTTCCTTTCCGGGAAAATTGCTGGCCATTCTTTACAAACGATATAAGAAACACCCGGCCCAGGGATTCATTATCATACCAACTGAACTGGTGGTGGATAATGGCAAACTCCTCAAAGAGATCGTATTACAGCTGGCCGCCTTTAATAAAATGCCGGAAGCATTTGTTGAATGGATCTCTTCCGCCAACAAATTCTGCAGTTCCCTGGTAGACAGGATCGTGCCGGGTAAACCCAAGAACCTGAAGGAATGCTGGGAAAAAGCCGGTTATGAAGATGAGTTATGGATCGAATCAGAACCATTCCTCCTCTGGGCCATTGAAGGAGATGCTTCCGTTGCCCAAAAACTCTCTTTCCACCAGGCAGATGCCAGGATGCTGATAGCACCCAGCATTACACCTTATCGTGAGCAAAAATTAAGGATCCTGAATGGTAGCCACACCGCAGCTGTTGCCCTGGGTTACCTTTCCGGTTTGAATACCGTATACGAATGTATGCAGGATGCCTACATGCGCCGTTTCTTTGAAACTGCTGTGTTAGAGGAGATCCTGCCCACACTCAGTGCATTGGGGCCTCAGACTGCAGTATTTGCGCAGGATGTGCTCGACCGTTTTGCCAACCCTTCTATTGAACATAAACTCATAAGTATTACCTTTCAGCAAAGTTCTAAAATGAACGCCCGTAATGTGCAGACCCTGCTGCGCTACCGGGAAGCTAAAGGTGTATTACCCGAAATGCTGATCTTAGGGTTTGCCGCTGCGTTACTTTTCCTGAAACCTGTGCGCGTAACGGATGGTAAATATCAGGGACAACGCAAAGACGCGTTCTACGATATTACTGATGACAATGCACCCATTTTTGCAGCTTATTGGCAGTCCGTTGAAACCCCAGGCTACACGGAGGTTTCCGGTATGGTGCGCAGTATTTGTGGCGACAGCCGCCTGTGGGAAACTGATCTCAATAATATCCCGGGTTTTGCGGATACCGTAACCGATCACCTGGTTGGTATGATGCAGAATGGTGTAAAAGCATACGTTACAAATCACTCTAAGGTTTTATAA
- the uxaC gene encoding glucuronate isomerase produces MKTFLSEDFLLKTETAKKLYHDYAKDMPVIDYHNHLPPDQIADNHQFATITEAWLKGDHYKWRAMRANGVNEELITGGSDDWTKFKVWAETVPYTMRNPLYHWTHMELLNPFGIKEVLNGDNAKSIYETCNAQLPKFSTKSLLQHYKVDALCTTDDPADPLTFHEAISKQGFATKVLPTFRPDKAMAVEDPASFKAYLQKLGAAADIDINSYSALLAALKKRHDYFHANGGRLSDHGLNFFIYADFTEAALEQAFKDVMAGKQLDDAAIAMFKSATLHFICLWNHEKGWAQQFHAGAIRNNNSRLLKRLGADAGVDSIGDWPMAEAMSRFFDRLDKEDKLAKTIVYNLNPSHNEVYATMVGNFQDGTVAGKMQFGSGWWFLDQKDGMEKQMNALSNMGLLSRFVGMLTDSRSFLSYSRHEYFRRILCNLIGNDVENGELPGDLPWLGKMVQDISYNNAKAYFNF; encoded by the coding sequence ATGAAAACTTTCTTATCGGAAGACTTTTTACTCAAAACAGAAACGGCTAAAAAGTTATACCACGACTACGCGAAGGACATGCCGGTAATTGATTACCACAATCACCTGCCTCCTGATCAAATAGCGGACAACCATCAATTTGCTACCATCACAGAAGCCTGGTTAAAAGGTGATCACTATAAATGGCGCGCCATGCGTGCAAACGGGGTGAATGAAGAACTCATTACCGGTGGCTCGGATGACTGGACCAAGTTCAAAGTCTGGGCGGAAACGGTTCCCTATACCATGCGTAATCCTTTGTATCACTGGACGCATATGGAACTGCTGAATCCCTTTGGCATAAAAGAGGTACTGAATGGCGATAACGCTAAAAGCATCTACGAAACCTGTAATGCACAGCTGCCAAAATTCAGTACCAAGTCTTTGTTGCAGCATTACAAAGTAGATGCACTCTGCACAACAGACGATCCTGCTGATCCGCTGACGTTTCATGAAGCCATCAGCAAACAGGGTTTTGCCACTAAAGTATTGCCTACTTTCCGTCCGGATAAAGCCATGGCAGTAGAAGATCCTGCCAGCTTTAAAGCCTATCTGCAAAAGCTGGGCGCCGCTGCGGATATTGATATCAACAGTTACAGTGCATTGCTGGCGGCCTTGAAGAAAAGGCACGATTACTTCCATGCAAATGGCGGAAGACTTTCTGACCACGGGCTTAACTTCTTCATATATGCTGATTTTACAGAAGCAGCATTGGAGCAGGCATTTAAAGATGTAATGGCTGGCAAACAACTGGACGATGCTGCTATAGCTATGTTCAAATCTGCCACGCTTCATTTCATCTGCCTTTGGAACCATGAAAAAGGCTGGGCACAACAGTTTCACGCCGGTGCTATCCGCAATAATAATTCCCGTTTACTGAAACGTTTAGGCGCAGACGCGGGTGTGGATTCTATTGGTGACTGGCCTATGGCTGAAGCCATGAGCCGCTTCTTCGACAGGTTGGATAAAGAAGATAAACTGGCAAAGACCATCGTATATAATCTGAATCCTTCTCATAACGAAGTATATGCTACCATGGTGGGTAATTTCCAGGATGGAACGGTTGCAGGTAAAATGCAGTTCGGCTCCGGCTGGTGGTTCCTTGACCAGAAAGATGGCATGGAAAAACAAATGAACGCCCTCAGCAATATGGGCCTTCTGAGCAGGTTTGTAGGTATGTTAACTGATTCCCGCAGTTTCCTGTCATATTCAAGACATGAGTATTTCAGAAGAATATTGTGTAATTTGATCGGTAATGATGTGGAGAACGGCGAACTGCCAGGGGATCTTCCATGGTTAGGAAAGATGGTACAGGATATCAGTTACAATAACGCCAAAGCCTATTTTAATTTCTAA
- a CDS encoding FecR family protein, giving the protein MEQEQINKLAQKFLEGTATEAEQKMLHDWYDSIQVHEELPVDGEALRLRMQQAIADKTVKRQPWIKRLTAAAAILLLITAGTYFLQRNKQVQTTKTHPYKEDAAPGTNKAILTLYDGTTIELDSSRNGALGKQGNTTILKTAGGQLAYQSSNQPASQEIHYNKVVTPRGGQYQIMLPDGTKVWLNAESSLYFPAEFTGKERNVKLTGEAYFEVAHNAQAPFIVSVADVNVEVLGTHFNVMAYTDEHAIKTSLFEGAVKIKDNLLRPGQQMQVYKDGRFKVVTDPFMEDAIAWKDGMFVFNNDNLDNIMRRLSRWYDVEISFSTDKIRNNEFTGQISRHEKLSEVLKMLELTDAVHFEIERKKIIAMP; this is encoded by the coding sequence ATGGAACAAGAACAAATCAATAAACTGGCACAAAAGTTCCTGGAAGGGACGGCTACTGAAGCAGAACAAAAAATGCTGCACGATTGGTACGACAGCATTCAGGTGCACGAAGAATTGCCGGTGGACGGAGAAGCCCTCCGTCTTCGCATGCAACAGGCCATCGCCGATAAAACGGTTAAACGCCAGCCATGGATAAAACGCCTGACTGCTGCTGCTGCCATCTTATTATTGATCACTGCCGGAACTTATTTCCTGCAAAGAAATAAACAGGTACAAACAACCAAAACGCATCCTTATAAAGAAGATGCAGCACCCGGTACCAATAAAGCCATCCTTACACTGTATGATGGCACTACCATTGAACTGGATAGCTCCCGGAATGGCGCATTAGGCAAACAGGGTAATACAACGATCTTAAAAACAGCCGGCGGACAGCTCGCTTACCAAAGCAGCAACCAGCCTGCAAGCCAGGAGATTCATTATAATAAAGTGGTAACGCCCCGCGGAGGACAATACCAGATCATGCTGCCCGATGGCACAAAGGTTTGGCTGAATGCAGAATCATCCCTGTACTTCCCTGCAGAATTCACCGGGAAAGAACGGAATGTGAAACTTACCGGAGAAGCTTACTTTGAAGTAGCACACAATGCACAGGCGCCTTTTATTGTAAGCGTGGCAGATGTAAATGTGGAAGTATTGGGCACCCACTTCAATGTAATGGCCTATACGGATGAGCATGCTATCAAAACTTCCCTGTTTGAAGGAGCGGTGAAAATAAAGGATAACCTGCTTCGCCCCGGTCAGCAAATGCAGGTCTACAAAGATGGTCGCTTCAAAGTGGTAACAGATCCATTTATGGAAGATGCCATCGCCTGGAAAGACGGGATGTTTGTTTTCAACAACGATAACCTGGACAATATCATGCGCAGGTTAAGCCGTTGGTACGATGTAGAAATAAGTTTTTCAACCGATAAAATACGGAACAACGAATTCACTGGCCAAATATCGAGACATGAGAAATTATCGGAAGTCCTGAAGATGCTGGAGCTTACCGATGCTGTACATTTTGAGATAGAAAGAAAGAAAATTATTGCCATGCCATAA
- the mnmA gene encoding tRNA 2-thiouridine(34) synthase MnmA — protein MSKLGKVLVAMSGGIDSTVTALMLHEQGYEVVGITMKTWDYASAGPSKKETGCCNLDSFNDARAAAVHHGFPHFILDIRDEFGDFVINNFVDEYIAGRTPNPCVLCNTHIKWRALMKRADAMDCEFIATGHYAKLRMENGRGVISKGVDETKDQSYVLWGLDQDVVKRTLLPLGGYRKTEIRQMAMDFGYPELAKKAESYEICFVPDNDYRGFLKRKVDGLEERVNGGNFVLADGTIVGKHKGYPFYTIGQRKGLDIALGKPIFVTEIIPETNTVVLGEEHELNRSEMTVGGINFGKYDHLPEGIESIVKIRYKDKGTLANVYTGANDTVKVNFYEQVKGIAPGQSAVFYEGDDVLGGGIIRR, from the coding sequence ATGAGCAAGCTTGGAAAAGTGCTGGTTGCCATGAGCGGGGGGATTGACAGTACAGTCACTGCCCTGATGCTCCATGAGCAAGGCTATGAAGTGGTGGGCATCACCATGAAGACCTGGGATTACGCTTCTGCCGGACCTTCCAAAAAGGAAACGGGCTGCTGTAACCTGGACTCTTTCAATGACGCCCGGGCTGCTGCCGTACATCATGGCTTTCCGCACTTCATTTTAGATATCAGGGATGAATTCGGGGATTTTGTGATCAACAATTTCGTGGATGAATACATTGCCGGCCGCACACCCAATCCGTGTGTGTTGTGCAATACGCATATAAAATGGCGCGCCCTGATGAAACGGGCGGATGCGATGGATTGTGAATTCATTGCTACCGGCCATTATGCCAAACTCCGTATGGAGAATGGCCGCGGCGTGATCAGCAAAGGTGTGGACGAAACCAAAGACCAGAGTTATGTGCTCTGGGGTTTGGACCAGGATGTGGTGAAACGTACCCTGCTGCCCCTGGGTGGATACCGTAAAACGGAGATCCGCCAGATGGCTATGGACTTCGGTTATCCTGAACTGGCCAAAAAGGCGGAAAGCTACGAGATCTGCTTTGTGCCGGATAATGACTACCGCGGTTTCCTGAAACGTAAAGTGGATGGCCTGGAAGAAAGGGTGAACGGAGGCAATTTTGTACTCGCAGACGGCACTATCGTGGGTAAACATAAAGGTTACCCCTTCTATACCATCGGGCAGCGTAAAGGGCTGGATATTGCTTTGGGCAAACCCATCTTTGTTACAGAGATCATCCCGGAAACCAATACCGTTGTGCTGGGTGAGGAACATGAACTGAACCGCAGTGAAATGACGGTAGGCGGTATCAATTTCGGCAAATATGACCATCTGCCGGAGGGCATAGAGTCTATTGTGAAGATCCGGTATAAGGATAAAGGTACCCTGGCCAATGTTTACACCGGCGCCAATGATACCGTGAAAGTGAATTTCTATGAGCAGGTGAAGGGTATTGCACCCGGACAATCTGCCGTATTTTATGAAGGAGATGATGTATTAGGCGGCGGGATCATTCGCCGTTAA
- a CDS encoding serine hydrolase domain-containing protein has translation MRYTTSILLLFLTASCFSQEKYSAETEEKIRQVENSLGSWVSFDNAPPVKLNLLERMKYYRVPGISIAVIRNYKLEWARGYGFADVEEKRPVTTQTLFQAASISKSLNAVGILKLVEQNKLNLDEDINKYLKSWHPSADSGKITIANLLSHTAGLTVHGFGGYDVKDTLPTVQQILQGKKPANSPEVKPAFASGKRFQYSGGGTTISQLILTEQTGRPYDQYQQKEVLDPMGMTGSFYTQPAPASKKDLLATAYRANGNPVEGKYHVYPEMGAAGLWTNPVDLSKYIIETQLAYEGKSSKVLSQAMTQKRLTPYIDKSAGLGVFIMDNKWFNHNGGNAGFRCVYYGSLEGGNGVVVMVNSDNFEVISEVMRSIGSTYGWNEFNRTSVRSLATVPADTLKQYPGIYKFQNITLTVTEKDNTLFIRQNMGNTMQMYFTSNKDFVIMDAPSDNRFENGGLVVKQGGQEIRFTKQ, from the coding sequence ATGCGCTACACTACATCCATTTTACTATTGTTCTTAACCGCCAGTTGCTTTTCCCAGGAAAAATATTCCGCTGAAACAGAAGAAAAGATCCGCCAGGTAGAAAACAGCCTGGGCAGCTGGGTGTCTTTCGACAATGCGCCTCCCGTAAAGCTCAACCTCCTGGAACGGATGAAATATTACAGGGTGCCGGGTATCAGCATTGCCGTGATCAGGAATTACAAACTGGAATGGGCACGTGGTTATGGTTTTGCGGATGTGGAAGAAAAAAGGCCCGTTACCACGCAAACACTTTTTCAGGCCGCCTCTATCAGTAAATCCCTGAATGCAGTGGGCATCTTAAAACTGGTGGAACAAAATAAACTGAACCTGGACGAAGACATCAACAAATACCTTAAAAGCTGGCATCCTTCTGCAGATTCCGGTAAGATCACTATCGCCAATCTCCTGAGCCATACGGCGGGCCTTACGGTACACGGGTTTGGAGGCTATGATGTAAAGGACACGCTGCCTACCGTGCAACAGATCCTGCAGGGAAAAAAACCTGCCAACTCCCCGGAAGTGAAACCTGCATTTGCTTCAGGCAAACGCTTTCAGTATTCCGGCGGCGGCACCACCATATCACAACTGATCCTTACAGAACAAACCGGCAGGCCCTATGATCAATACCAGCAAAAAGAAGTGCTGGACCCTATGGGCATGACCGGCAGCTTTTATACACAACCTGCCCCTGCTTCCAAAAAAGACCTGCTGGCCACGGCGTACCGGGCAAATGGTAATCCGGTGGAAGGAAAATACCATGTTTATCCTGAAATGGGCGCTGCCGGCTTATGGACGAATCCGGTGGACCTGAGTAAATACATCATTGAAACACAACTGGCTTATGAAGGCAAGTCTTCCAAAGTATTATCGCAGGCCATGACCCAAAAGCGGCTCACACCTTATATTGATAAAAGTGCAGGGCTGGGGGTTTTCATCATGGATAACAAATGGTTTAATCACAATGGCGGGAACGCAGGTTTCAGATGTGTATACTATGGAAGCCTGGAAGGCGGCAATGGCGTTGTGGTAATGGTGAATTCTGATAATTTTGAAGTGATCTCCGAAGTAATGAGGAGCATAGGCAGCACTTACGGATGGAATGAATTCAACAGGACCAGTGTTCGTTCACTGGCTACAGTACCTGCAGACACACTGAAACAATACCCGGGCATTTACAAATTCCAGAACATCACGCTTACCGTGACCGAAAAGGATAACACCCTTTTCATCAGGCAGAATATGGGCAATACCATGCAGATGTACTTTACTTCCAACAAGGATTTTGTGATTATGGATGCGCCTTCAGACAACCGTTTTGAGAATGGAGGCCTGGTAGTAAAGCAAGGCGGCCAGGAGATCCGTTTTACGAAGCAATAA
- a CDS encoding RsmB/NOP family class I SAM-dependent RNA methyltransferase yields the protein MKITKKEASIPIFANMTRWENYIIAAEKIITGYNGSLPLHHYLKTFFKAHPHMGSRDRKRVQQLVYHFFRLGNWQQNLPLKERILLGTFLCEQGPDELLTFFKPEWDVTASFEDKLAALGLQWSVFPFAKHLSAGIDAEQFTRSFLQQPKLFLRARPGKLAAILRLLEGNYVYEQIGANTIALPNGTKTELIIPDKSWYEVQDLSSQETGLRFHPKAGEHWWDCCAASGGKSILLHDLQPAIHLFASDVRASILENLRKRFAEAGLKNYSSKVLDLTSPALRASMPRTQFSGIILDAPCSGSGTWGRTPESITFFKEAQISEYAALQKQIARNVVPFLAPGGTLIYITCSVFREENEEAVAFLEQVCGLKIEESGIVSGYQRNADTMFVAVARREG from the coding sequence ATGAAGATAACAAAAAAAGAGGCGAGTATCCCTATCTTTGCGAACATGACGCGTTGGGAAAACTACATCATTGCTGCAGAGAAGATCATCACAGGTTATAACGGAAGTTTACCCCTGCATCATTATCTTAAAACATTCTTCAAGGCGCATCCGCATATGGGAAGCCGTGACAGGAAAAGGGTGCAGCAATTGGTGTATCACTTTTTCCGGTTGGGCAACTGGCAGCAAAACCTGCCGCTTAAAGAAAGGATCTTGCTGGGCACCTTCCTGTGTGAACAGGGGCCGGATGAATTGCTGACCTTCTTTAAACCGGAATGGGATGTAACGGCTTCGTTTGAAGATAAACTTGCGGCCCTGGGGCTCCAATGGTCTGTCTTCCCTTTTGCAAAACATCTGTCTGCCGGCATTGATGCAGAACAGTTTACGCGTTCCTTCCTGCAACAACCTAAATTATTCCTGCGTGCGCGGCCTGGTAAATTAGCTGCCATTCTTCGTTTGCTGGAAGGGAATTACGTCTATGAACAGATCGGCGCTAATACGATTGCATTGCCCAACGGCACAAAAACAGAACTGATCATCCCGGATAAGAGCTGGTATGAAGTGCAGGACCTGTCCTCACAGGAAACCGGCCTCCGTTTTCATCCAAAGGCCGGAGAGCATTGGTGGGATTGCTGTGCTGCCAGTGGTGGTAAATCCATTCTGCTGCATGACCTGCAACCCGCGATTCATCTTTTTGCCAGTGATGTGCGAGCCAGCATCCTGGAGAACCTCCGCAAACGTTTTGCGGAAGCCGGCCTGAAGAATTATAGTTCAAAAGTGCTGGACCTTACTTCGCCTGCTTTGCGGGCATCTATGCCCCGCACCCAATTTTCGGGTATTATACTTGATGCGCCCTGCAGTGGTTCCGGCACCTGGGGGAGAACACCGGAGAGTATCACTTTTTTCAAAGAAGCACAGATCTCAGAATATGCCGCCCTGCAAAAACAGATTGCCCGTAATGTGGTTCCTTTTCTGGCGCCGGGGGGAACATTGATTTATATCACCTGTTCCGTGTTCCGGGAGGAAAATGAGGAGGCTGTGGCCTTCCTGGAGCAGGTCTGTGGGTTGAAGATAGAGGAGAGTGGGATTGTGAGCGGGTATCAGCGGAATGCGGATACCATGTTTGTGGCGGTGGCGAGGAGGGAAGGATAA